The following are encoded together in the Culex pipiens pallens isolate TS chromosome 1, TS_CPP_V2, whole genome shotgun sequence genome:
- the LOC120431380 gene encoding uncharacterized protein K02A2.6-like has protein sequence MDKWTIQPFNFKALPSSQVRDEWLKYRRNFKYIALANEETDQTKLKNVFLARAGPEVQEVFSTLPGADVDKDKEQGIKPFDVAIAKLDEYFAPQQHEIFERHVFWTLKPEPEESLERFLLRATDQAAKCNFGKTKAESAEISVIDKTILLAPADLKEKLLQQAGLTLDELTKTIKSYSSVKFQAGQIGNATTPSTSFVNKLQPSSQHGTSECSRCGWTGHFANDPSCPALGKICDKCGRADHFAKRCKTVPSKRLVANHQQKRGGKRPYSFPSQHGSNKRQCNAIDSIHNTEESASFIYSISTREEMVGVTVGGVLLEMMIDSGSCKNIIAERTWRHLLMNGLEMKNLRDECDLTFRPYGLKSEPLKVLKVFDAATSVEDAGKVTKQEATFYVVAEGSQPILGRETAKALGVLIIGLPSTRGVSVSTIKQDSKHFPKIRGVKLCIPIDKEVSPVAQRARRPPLALMSRIEEKLNTLLAADIIEPVEEYSQWISPLVAIVKDNGELRLCVDMRRANAAVLRETHYMPTFEDFLPALKKARFFSRLDVKEAFHQVELEESSRYITTFITHKGVFRYKRLLFGISCASEMYQKIIEQILADCNNVVNYIDDILIFGATEQEHDASLQKVLKTLQSRGVLLNDSKCVFKVPEVEFLGHHLSAEGIRPTEEKTDILKSFRAPSNVEELRSFLGMVTYIGRFLPDLGTVTNPLRELTRKGVSYDWTDCHEQAFQQIKMMICEISNLHFFDNNLRTRLVADASPVALGAVLLQFTNTDPTPRVISYASKSLSDTEKRYCQTEKEALALVWAVEKFAVYLLGRKFELETDHKPLEVIFSSCSKPCARIERWVLRLQSFIYEIKYRKGSSNVADPFSRLVRFGANNSAGGVDLDTDNKFMLLAILESVAVDVSEIENVSQADPELVTLREAIHSERWDNPAAKPYAAFRAELGILDNIVVRGNKMIVPATLRPRLLSLAHEGHPGESVMLRRLRDRVWWPLMEKEVQRTIAVCEGCRLVGIPSRPEPMARRPLPLKPWVDIALDFLGPLPTGEYLLVVIDYFSRYKEIEVMTRITAKETTDRLERIFTRLGYPVTITLDNARQFISKEFEQYCTIRGIHLNNTTPYWPQENGLVERQNRSLLKRLKISHSLGRDWKCDLNEYLMMYYTTPHTVTGKTPSELCFGRTIRSKLPSLQDIETTPRNDEVYDKDLQAKQKGKEIADLKRRATPSNVQTGDTVLLKNLLPQNKLSPNFLPTEHEVIDKTGARVTVRNTETGKVYQRNSAHLKRISSTPGHGQAELEPESITQEQDVAEQPIQQPHDEDDHQEQPPTQRPRRQARCPQRFEDFLMDSETSSL, from the exons ATGGACAAATGGACAATTCAGCCGTTCAATTTCAAAGCTCTTCCGTCGTCTCAAGTACGGGACGAGTGGTTGAAGTACAGAAGAAACTTCAAGTACATCGCTCTGGCAAATGAGGAAACCGACCAAACCAAGCTTAAGAACGTTTTCTTGGCCAGAGCCGGTCCTGAAGTGCAGGAAGTTTTCAGCACATTGCCGGGGGCAGATGTGGACAAAGACAAGGAACAAGGCATCAAACCGTTTGATGTCGCCATCGCGAAACTCGACGAGTATTTTGCACCACAACAACACGAGATTTTTGAACGGCACGTTTTCTGGACGCTCAAACCGGAACCAGAAGAGTCATTGGAAAGATTCCTTCTGCGAGCCACGGACCAAGCAGCAAAGTGTAACTTTGGAAAAACCAAAGCTGAGAGCGCAGAGATAAGTGTCATCGATAAGACCATTCTGTTGGCGCCGGCGGACCTGAAGGAAAAGCTGCTGCAACAAGCCGGCCTGACATTAGACGAACTGACGAAGACGATCAAATCTTACTCGTCCGTTAAATTCCAAGCAGGCCAGATCGGAAATGCGACTACGCCGTCAACGTCCTTCGTGAATAAACTACAACCATCAtctcaacacggaacgtccgaATGCTCAAGGTGCGGGTGGACAGGGCACTTTGCGAATGATCCTTCGTGTCCAGCTCTCGGCAAAATTTGTGACAAATGCGGTAGAGCAGATCATTTTGCCAAACGCTGTAAGACCGTTCCGTCGAAACGTTTAGTGGCCAACCATCAACAGAAGCGAGGAGGCAAACGACCTTACAGCTTCCCCAGCCAGCACGGATCAAATAAACGGCAGTGCAACGCCATCGACTCGATACACAACACGGAAGAGTCTGCCAGTTTCATCTACAGTATTAGCACCCGGGAGGAGATGGTTGGTGTCACAGTGGGAGGCGTCCTGCTTGAGATGATGATCGACTCAGGTTCATGCAAGAACATTATTGCTGAACGCACTTGGCGTCACCTGCTCATGAACGGACTGGAAATGAAGAACCTGCGAGATGAATGTGATTTAACGTTTCGTCCATATGGGCTGAAATCTGAACCTCTGAAAGTGTTGAAAGTGTTTGATGCAGCAACGAGCGTGGAGGATGCGGGAAAAGTAACCAAGCAGGAAGCAACATTCTACGTGGTGGCGGAAGGATCTCAGCCAATACTGGGGAGAGAGACAGCCAAGGCCTTGGGTGTCCTCATAATTGGGTTGCCCAGCACTCGTGGTGTATCGGTCAGCACGATCAAACAGGACAGCAAGCATTTCCCGAAGATTCGTGGGGTAAAACTTTGCATTCCGATCGACAAGGAGGTGTCTCCAGTAGCGCAGCGTGCTAGGCGTCCACCGCTAGCTTTGATGAGTCGAATTGAGGAAAAACTAAACACCCTGCTCGCAGCGGATATAATCGAGCCCGTTGAGGAATATAGCCAATGGATTTCACCGCTAGTGGCCATCGTGAAGGATAACGGAGAGCTGAGACTGTGCGTGGACATGCGACGAGCAAATGCGGCCGTTCTTCGCGAAACCCACTACATGCCAACCTTTGAAGATTTTCTACCCGCATTGAAGAAGGCCAGGTTCTTCAGCCGATTGGATGTGAAAGAGGCATTCCACCAGGTGGAGCTTGAGGAATCCTCGAG GTACATCACAACATTCATAACCCACAAGGGAGTTTTCAGGTACAAAAGGCTCTTGTTCGGGATTTCGTGCGCCTCGGAGATGTACCAAAAGATCATCGAGCAGATACTCGCAGACTGCAACAATGTAGTAAATTACATTGATGACATCCTCATCTTCGGCGCTACGGAGCAGGAACACGATGCATCCCTCCAAAAAGTTCTCAAGACGCTACAATCCCGAGGAGTGCTCTTGAACGACAGCAAGTGCGTTTTCAAAGTGCCGGAAGTGGAATTTTTGGGACACCACCTGTCGGCTGAGGGTATTCGTCCGACCGAAGAGAAAACCGATATCCTCAAGTCATTCAGAGCACCGTCTAACGTGGAAGAACTTCGCAGCTTTTTGGGTATGGTTACATACATCGGAAGGTTCCTGCCAGACCTCGGCACGGTAACAAATCCACTTCGAGAGTTGACACGCAAAGGAGTCTCGTACGATTGGACGGATTGTCACGAGCAAGCGTTCCAGcaaatcaagatgatgatttgcGAGATAAGTAATCTACACTTCTTCGACAACAACCTACGCACACGCTTGGTAGCGGATGCGTCACCGGTAGCCCTAGGTGCCGTTCTGCTTCAGTTCACCAACACCGACCCAACTCCAAGAGTAATCAGCTATGCCAGCAAGAGTCTAAGCGATACGGAGAAGAGATACTGCCAGACGGAAAAGGAAGCTCTAGCTCTAGTGTGGGCCGTCGAGAAGTTCGCTGTTTATCTGCTAGGGCGGAAGTTCGAACTGGAGACGGATCATAAGCCGCTAGAAGTGATCTTTTCCTCGTGTTCGAAACCCTGCGCTCGTATAGAACGATGGGTGCTTCGATTGCAGTCGTTCATATACGAAATCAAGTACCGTAAAGGTAGCTCAAACGTAGCAGATCCATTCTCGCGGTTGGTAAGGTTTGGGGCGAACAACTCGGCTGGTGGCGTAGATCTGGACACGGACAACAAGTTCATGTTGTTGGCTATTCTGGAATCAGTAGCAGTGGATGTAAGTGAGATCGAGAACGTTTCTCAAGCCGATCCCGAGCTGGTCACTCTGCGGGAAGCAATCCATTCAGAGAGGTGGGACAACCCGGCAGCCAAACCGTACGCAGCGTTTCGTGCGGAACTGGGTATTCTAGATAACATCGTTGTACGAGGAAACAAAATGATCGTTCCTGCGACGCTACGCCCCCGGTTGCTGTCTCTGGCGCACGAGGGACATCCAGGAGAATCCGTAATGCTCAGGAGACTCCGCGATCGTGTTTGGTGGCCGCTGATGGAGAAGGAGGTCCAACGAACGATAGCAGTTTGCGAAGGATGCCGTCTGGTGGGTATACCATCGCGTCCAGAACCGATGGCGAGACGACCTCTGCCTTTGAAACCGTGGGTGGACATTGCATTGGATTTTTTGGGACCCTTGCCGACCGGCGAATACCTACTTGTAGTGATTGATTACTTCAGTAGATATAAGGAGATAGAAGTCATGACACGCATCACGGCCAAGGAGACTACGGACCGGCTTGAACGGATCTTCACGCGACTCGGTTATCCTGTTACCATCACCTTAGACAACGCTCGGCAGTTCATAAGCAAAGAATTTGAACAGTATTGTACGATCAGAGGCATTCACCTGAACAACACCACGCCATACTGGCCACAAGAGAATGGCCTCGTTGAAAGGCAGAACAGATCTTTGCTGAAGCGATTGAAAATCAGTCATTCTCTGGGTCGTGACTGGAAGTGTGATCTGAACGAGTACCTGATGATGTATTACACAACACCTCACACTGTCACGGGGAAGACACCTTCGGAGCTCTGTTTTGGACGCACGATTAGATCAAAGCTGCCTTCGCTGCAAGATATCGAGACAACTCCACGGAACGACGAAGTGTATGACAAAGACCTGCAAGCGAAACAAAAAGGGAAGGAAATAGCTGATCTTAAACGTCGTGCAACTCCATCAAATGTTCAAACAGGTGACACGGTATTGCTCAAAAATTTGTTGCCGCAGAACAAGCTGTCTCCAAACTTCCTGCCGACAGAACACGAAGTCATCGACAAGACTGGAGCTCGGGTAACGGTGCGAAACACTGAGACGGGGAAGGTGTACCAGAGAAATTCAGCCCACTTGAAACGTATTTCTAGCACCCCTGGGCATGGCCAAGCAGAACTCGAGCCGGAAAGCATTACACAAGAACAGGATGTAGCTGAACAACCGATCCAACAACCACATGACGAAGACGACCATCAAGAACAGCCACCGACACAGAGACCGCGGCGTCAAGCTCGTTGTCCACAACGTTTCGAGGACTTCCTGATGGATTCCGAGACTTCGTCTCTGTGA
- the LOC120431381 gene encoding protein SEC13 homolog, protein MVSVLNTIDTGHEDMIHGAEVDYYGLRLATCSSDNSVKIFDIKSGAQTLAADLKGHGGPVWQVAWAHPRYGNILASCSYDRKVIIWKEVGPGDWSKSYEYNNHDSSVNSVAWAPAEYGLILACGSSDGSVSVLTASVEAGTWDTKKIPNAHSIGCNTVSWCPATAPEPAFDQKSSKSNLAVKRLATGGCDNSVKIWKEEGERWEEEKRLELHSDWVRDVAWAPNVGLPRHQIASCSQDRRVIIWSSDDLLNWQSTILNNFDDVVWNVSWSLTGNILAVSGGDNKISLWRENNEGQWICISEDTNASGQSHSLNQTQNNFVPEQRTL, encoded by the coding sequence ATGGTGTCCGTTCTAAACACAATCGATACTGGCCACGAAGATATGATCCACGGTGCCGAGGTGGACTACTATGGCTTGAGGCTAGCGACCTGTTCGTCGGACAATTCTGTCAAGATATTTGACATCAAAAGCGGTGCTCAAACGCTGGCCGCGGATCTTAAAGGCCACGGCGGACCGGTGTGGCAAGTGGCGTGGGCCCACCCGCGGTATGGAAATATCCTGGCTTCATGCTCGTACGATCGTAAGGTCATCATTTGGAAGGAGGTTGGTCCGGGTGACTGGAGCAAATCTTACGAGTACAACAATCACGATTCTTCCGTAAATTCCGTCGCTTGGGCTCCGGCAGAATATGGGTTGATTTTGGCTTGCGGAAGTTCGGATGGATCTGTTTCCGTTTTGACCGCAAGCGTCGAGGCCGGAACTTGGGACACGAAGAAGATTCCAAACGCCCACAGCATTGGCTGCAACACGGTTAGTTGGTGCCCTGCAACCGCACCGGAACCGGCATTTGATCAAAAGTCCAGCAAGTCTAACCTGGCGGTGAAACGTCTTGCAACTGGTGGATGCGATAATTCGGTTAAAATTTGGAAAGAGGAAGGAGAACGCTGGGAAGAGGAAAAACGTCTGGAACTGCACTCCGACTGGGTTCGCGATGTGGCCTGGGCCCCGAATGTAGGCCTTCCGCGGCACCAGATTGCTAGCTGTTCGCAGGATCGCCGAGTCATCATCTGGAGCAGCGATGATCTGCTAAACTGGCAATCGACTATCCTGAACAACTTTGACGACGTCGTGTGGAATGTGAGCTGGTCCTTGACGGGAAACATTCTGGCCGTTTCCGGTGGGGACAACAAGATCAGCCTTTGGCGCGAGAACAACGAAGGCCAATGGATTTGCATTAGCGAGGACACGAACGCTTCAGGACAGTCGCATTCGCTGAACCAGACTCAGAACAATTTCGTTCCTGAGCAAAGAACACTTTAG